The following proteins come from a genomic window of Mucinivorans hirudinis:
- a CDS encoding ATPase component BioM of energizing module of biotin ECF transporter, with translation MAKFPTVLHSRNTYIERIKPFMRTPIVKVMVGHRRVGKSYILFQLIELIISEEKEANIIYINKEDIDFVDIVSYKELHDYISQRLVSDKRNYIFIDEIQEIEDFKVSIRSLALDDNNDIYITGSNSEMFSSDLANELGGRYVEFRIYSLSYLEFLSFHKLPNDDTSLEKYNRFGGLPYLIHLPLDEAVVMEYIRSVYSTIVLRDVVERKKIRNTAFLEQLIRFLANNIGSLFSSKSISDFLKSQNIKISPNQVSEYADSLASAFIVHKIGRYDIAGKKFFERGEKYFFENMGIRNVIAGYKPQDRAKRMENIVCNHLLYCGYEVTVGSIATEEIDFVCTRGNETIYVQVAVELSRPETIAREFGNLLKIKDNYPKIVVSGERSFEDTYEGVEHIYIRDFLSSTLTPKML, from the coding sequence ATGGCAAAGTTTCCGACAGTTCTGCATAGCAGAAACACATATATCGAACGCATCAAACCATTTATGCGTACACCTATTGTTAAAGTGATGGTAGGACATCGTCGTGTTGGTAAAAGTTATATTCTTTTTCAGCTTATCGAACTGATTATCAGTGAAGAAAAAGAGGCAAATATTATCTATATCAATAAAGAAGATATTGATTTTGTAGATATTGTCTCGTATAAAGAGCTACACGACTATATTTCTCAAAGGTTGGTTTCCGATAAGAGAAACTATATTTTTATTGATGAAATTCAAGAGATTGAAGATTTCAAAGTCTCTATTCGTTCTTTGGCTCTTGATGACAATAATGATATTTATATTACAGGTAGCAACTCCGAAATGTTTTCGAGCGATTTGGCTAATGAGCTTGGAGGGCGTTACGTTGAGTTTCGTATTTATAGCCTCTCCTATCTTGAATTTCTGAGTTTTCACAAACTGCCAAACGACGACACTTCACTCGAAAAATACAATCGCTTTGGAGGACTGCCGTATTTGATCCACTTGCCATTAGACGAAGCCGTAGTAATGGAATATATCCGTAGTGTCTATTCTACAATCGTACTACGTGATGTTGTCGAAAGAAAAAAGATACGAAATACAGCTTTCTTAGAACAGCTTATTCGCTTTCTGGCAAATAATATCGGAAGTCTTTTCTCGTCCAAAAGTATCAGTGATTTCCTTAAAAGTCAGAATATTAAAATATCTCCCAATCAAGTATCTGAGTATGCAGATTCTTTGGCATCTGCTTTTATCGTTCACAAAATTGGGCGTTATGATATTGCTGGCAAAAAGTTTTTCGAACGAGGTGAGAAATACTTTTTTGAGAATATGGGCATTCGTAATGTTATTGCCGGATATAAGCCACAGGATAGAGCAAAACGAATGGAAAACATCGTATGTAACCATCTCTTATATTGTGGGTATGAAGTAACAGTTGGCTCAATTGCTACAGAAGAGATAGATTTTGTATGCACAAGAGGTAATGAAACAATATATGTGCAAGTTGCCGTTGAGTTATCAAGACCGGAAACTATTGCACGTGAGTTTGGTAATCTATTAAAAATCAAGGATAATTACCCGAAAATTGTTGTTTCAGGAGAACGTTCTTTTGAAGATACCTATGAGGGGGTTGAGCATATTTATATTCGAGACTTTTTATCCTCTACTTTAACGCCTAAGATGTTATGA